A single Vigna radiata var. radiata cultivar VC1973A chromosome 8, Vradiata_ver6, whole genome shotgun sequence DNA region contains:
- the LOC106771457 gene encoding uncharacterized protein LOC106771457 isoform X1: MVMSTLSLSCEFSFRVPTLSPPLSNNSLKPLSNPFIPYKSSQSFLLSSNTFNNMEIKSTLTNCFLLFFLILAISAFSRVIGESEALHSEIYEIDYRGPETHSSIIPPPHHFHIRKPHSSTPQKGSHTGTKALRDYSYPENKETRGLRPAKLIVSILMLAFYQPFI; the protein is encoded by the exons ATGGTCATGAGCACACTGAGCCTTAGCTGTGAATTTTCCTTTAGAGTACCCACGCTGTCCCCACCACTTtctaataattcattaaaaccCCTTTCCAACCCTTTCATTCCTTATAAATCATCCCAAtctttccttctttcttctAATACTTTCAACAACATGGAGATTAAGTCTACCTTAACCAACTGcttccttctcttctttctcatcCTTGCTATCTCTGCTTTCTCAAGAG TTATAGGGGAATCTGAAGCATTGCATTCGGAGATATATGAGATTGACTATAGGGGTCCCGAGACACACTCTTCTATTATTCCTCCTCCTCATCACTTTCATATTCGTAAGCCACATTCATCTACTCCGCAAAAGGGCTCACATACAGGAACTAAAGCTTTGAGGGATTACAGTTACCCAGAAAACAAG GAAACCCGTGGACTCAGGCCAGCGAAGCTTATCGTCTCAATATTAATGCTTGCATTCTATCAACCATTCATTTAA
- the LOC106771457 gene encoding uncharacterized protein LOC106771457 isoform X3, protein MVMSTLSLSCEFSFRVPTLSPPLSNNSLKPLSNPFIPYKSSQSFLLSSNTFNNMEIKSTLTNCFLLFFLILAISAFSRVIGESEALHSEIYEIDYRGPETHSSIIPPPHHFHIRKPHSSTPQKGSHTGTKALRDYSYPENKVKKVHG, encoded by the exons ATGGTCATGAGCACACTGAGCCTTAGCTGTGAATTTTCCTTTAGAGTACCCACGCTGTCCCCACCACTTtctaataattcattaaaaccCCTTTCCAACCCTTTCATTCCTTATAAATCATCCCAAtctttccttctttcttctAATACTTTCAACAACATGGAGATTAAGTCTACCTTAACCAACTGcttccttctcttctttctcatcCTTGCTATCTCTGCTTTCTCAAGAG TTATAGGGGAATCTGAAGCATTGCATTCGGAGATATATGAGATTGACTATAGGGGTCCCGAGACACACTCTTCTATTATTCCTCCTCCTCATCACTTTCATATTCGTAAGCCACATTCATCTACTCCGCAAAAGGGCTCACATACAGGAACTAAAGCTTTGAGGGATTACAGTTACCCAGAAAACAAG GTTAAGAAAGTTCATGGGTAA
- the LOC106771457 gene encoding uncharacterized protein LOC106771457 isoform X2, translating to MVMSTLSLSCEFSFRVPTLSPPLSNNSLKPLSNPFIPYKSSQSFLLSSNTFNNMEIKSTLTNCFLLFFLILAISAFSRGESEALHSEIYEIDYRGPETHSSIIPPPHHFHIRKPHSSTPQKGSHTGTKALRDYSYPENKETRGLRPAKLIVSILMLAFYQPFI from the exons ATGGTCATGAGCACACTGAGCCTTAGCTGTGAATTTTCCTTTAGAGTACCCACGCTGTCCCCACCACTTtctaataattcattaaaaccCCTTTCCAACCCTTTCATTCCTTATAAATCATCCCAAtctttccttctttcttctAATACTTTCAACAACATGGAGATTAAGTCTACCTTAACCAACTGcttccttctcttctttctcatcCTTGCTATCTCTGCTTTCTCAAGAG GGGAATCTGAAGCATTGCATTCGGAGATATATGAGATTGACTATAGGGGTCCCGAGACACACTCTTCTATTATTCCTCCTCCTCATCACTTTCATATTCGTAAGCCACATTCATCTACTCCGCAAAAGGGCTCACATACAGGAACTAAAGCTTTGAGGGATTACAGTTACCCAGAAAACAAG GAAACCCGTGGACTCAGGCCAGCGAAGCTTATCGTCTCAATATTAATGCTTGCATTCTATCAACCATTCATTTAA